In Candidatus Methylacidiphilales bacterium, one DNA window encodes the following:
- a CDS encoding HAMP domain-containing sensor histidine kinase, with amino-acid sequence MKKTAAIFLLAIFLPALVLGVLAVRTAGQQRILLEQQETELRQKEVDLVAQQITLAISREQQSFVDLTNRMLAESAKGTMQQGGTSADVLARDFTEELRKNWKRPALGFAVTTGGAILSPSSMQSKQRDAESARFLRDNSAFLGNEITAQVYQAQNFAANELVDSSSRYQAEDRKKQYSSDSLAALDKVQTTAAKVTQDLQRALNKNSISSTPEQNGESPATAQQPALAPAPQAPPDSTTATAAQSQGGASFKSDTAANKPEEESKSRRENQAAASLMSEAAGKLEVNDKNQSLAANQNGADAMLKQADQSAVFNSRLRSVMPQKLKAAEPMSNPVSQLNVATSRFAQIVRQDYQGILARYVQDELEIFFWMRPASHPDLVFAARLKPEDLKDLIRTGMGEPESSKQPAFCLAILDDHARPILQSVPGFKTRWKSPFVAAEVGEVLPHWEAAIYPVDAQRLSRSATLVSRSLMALSAFSLGAIAFGAYLIWADTRRQLALAQKKTDFVSNVSHELKTPLTSIRMFAELLQQGRVLDSEKTAHYLQIITLEAERLSRLINNVLDFARMDRNQKRYSRKSLDLYPVIQRVWESHELHLQNLGFNTVWHAAPPPYPVYGDEDALAQVLVNLLSNAEKYSPERKEIELHTSISNERLEASVLDRGLGVPKGEEQKIFEHFYRAHDSLSSGIQGSGLGLTLAKRIAEDHGGTITYQARNGGGSIFTFALPLEKSQEHPLV; translated from the coding sequence GTGAAAAAAACAGCCGCCATTTTCCTGCTCGCGATCTTTCTTCCGGCGCTGGTTTTGGGTGTCCTGGCCGTCCGCACGGCAGGACAACAACGCATCCTCCTGGAACAGCAGGAAACCGAGTTGCGCCAGAAGGAAGTGGATCTGGTTGCCCAGCAAATCACTCTCGCCATTTCACGGGAACAGCAAAGCTTTGTCGATCTGACGAATCGCATGCTGGCCGAATCCGCGAAAGGCACAATGCAACAGGGAGGAACATCTGCGGATGTTCTGGCCCGGGATTTTACCGAGGAACTCCGCAAGAACTGGAAGCGTCCGGCGCTCGGTTTTGCGGTGACAACCGGCGGTGCCATTCTCTCCCCTTCCTCAATGCAGTCCAAACAACGCGACGCCGAATCCGCCCGGTTCCTCCGCGACAACAGCGCGTTTCTGGGCAACGAAATCACCGCGCAGGTCTATCAAGCCCAGAATTTTGCCGCGAATGAATTAGTTGATTCCTCCAGTCGATATCAAGCGGAGGACAGAAAGAAACAATACTCGTCCGATTCTCTTGCTGCTCTCGACAAGGTTCAAACAACCGCCGCCAAAGTCACCCAGGATCTACAACGCGCCCTCAATAAGAACTCCATCTCCAGTACACCTGAACAAAATGGTGAATCGCCCGCCACTGCCCAGCAACCGGCCTTGGCTCCCGCGCCCCAGGCGCCACCCGATTCCACGACGGCCACAGCAGCCCAGTCCCAGGGCGGAGCCAGTTTTAAGTCAGATACCGCAGCCAACAAGCCGGAAGAAGAAAGCAAATCACGAAGAGAAAACCAGGCCGCAGCCAGCCTCATGTCGGAAGCTGCGGGTAAACTGGAAGTGAATGACAAAAACCAATCTCTAGCCGCAAATCAGAACGGTGCTGATGCCATGTTAAAACAGGCCGACCAATCGGCAGTTTTCAACTCCAGACTAAGAAGTGTCATGCCCCAGAAACTCAAAGCTGCTGAACCGATGAGCAATCCGGTTTCGCAGCTTAATGTCGCCACCAGCCGTTTTGCCCAGATTGTGCGGCAGGATTATCAAGGCATCCTCGCGCGCTATGTTCAGGACGAACTGGAAATCTTTTTCTGGATGCGCCCCGCTTCTCATCCCGATCTGGTTTTCGCCGCGCGTCTTAAACCCGAAGACCTCAAGGACCTGATCCGCACAGGCATGGGCGAACCGGAATCTTCCAAACAACCCGCCTTTTGCCTGGCCATCCTCGACGATCATGCGCGCCCGATCCTGCAGTCTGTGCCGGGCTTCAAAACCCGTTGGAAAAGCCCCTTTGTTGCCGCCGAAGTCGGCGAAGTGCTGCCTCACTGGGAGGCGGCCATTTACCCGGTGGATGCGCAACGCCTGTCGCGCTCGGCAACCCTTGTCAGCCGCAGCCTGATGGCCCTCTCCGCTTTCTCGCTCGGCGCGATTGCCTTTGGCGCTTATCTCATTTGGGCGGACACACGGCGCCAACTCGCGCTTGCGCAAAAGAAGACTGATTTCGTTTCCAACGTTTCACACGAACTCAAAACACCGCTGACTTCCATCCGCATGTTCGCCGAATTGCTGCAGCAGGGGCGGGTTCTCGACAGCGAGAAAACCGCGCATTACCTCCAGATCATCACGCTGGAGGCCGAACGCCTCAGCCGCTTGATCAACAACGTTCTGGATTTTGCGCGGATGGACAGGAACCAAAAGCGTTACAGCCGCAAATCGCTGGATCTGTATCCCGTGATTCAACGCGTCTGGGAAAGCCATGAGCTGCATTTGCAAAATCTGGGGTTTAACACGGTCTGGCACGCCGCCCCTCCACCCTATCCGGTTTATGGCGACGAAGACGCGCTGGCGCAGGTGCTGGTCAATCTGCTTTCCAATGCCGAGAAATATTCCCCGGAACGGAAGGAAATCGAACTCCACACCAGCATCAGCAACGAGCGGCTGGAGGCTTCGGTGCTGGACCGGGGGCTTGGAGTGCCCAAGGGTGAAGAACAGAAAATTTTCGAGCACTTTTACCGCGCCCACGATTCGCTTTCCAGCGGCATCCAGGGATCGGGTCTGGGATTGACCCTGGCAAAACGCATCGCGGAAGACCACGGCGGGACCATCACCTACCAAGCAAGAAACGGGGGCGGGAGCATTTTCACGTTTGCCCTGCCTCTAGAAAAAAGTCAGGAACATCCGTTAGTATGA
- a CDS encoding RNA-binding protein, whose translation MKSIFVGNLPFKATEDEIEQLFAAHGKVLSVKLLTDRETGKPRGFGFVEMEDGEAATAIAALDGQDFQGRPLRINEARPREENARPPRKF comes from the coding sequence ATGAAGAGTATATTCGTCGGCAACCTGCCGTTTAAAGCAACTGAAGATGAAATTGAGCAACTGTTTGCCGCCCATGGCAAGGTTCTCTCCGTCAAACTTCTGACAGACCGTGAAACCGGGAAACCCCGCGGTTTTGGTTTTGTCGAGATGGAAGATGGGGAAGCCGCAACCGCGATTGCTGCCCTGGACGGCCAGGATTTTCAGGGACGCCCCCTGCGAATCAATGAAGCCCGCCCCCGGGAAGAAAATGCCCGCCCGCCCCGCAAGTTCTAA
- a CDS encoding nucleotidyl transferase AbiEii/AbiGii toxin family protein — protein sequence MKHLLQTLVRAAQDEDIPFLVVGGNAVILLGVPRFTRDIDLLITDVHRDAWQRLMEKHGYRLFHRVDAFDQYEPLIREGGATPGVDFMLVEDAVWRKLEESSRSVELVPGLLVPVPDPLHLIAMKLQAARAPHRKRDAQDYSDVAALLKIFRMELSQPLIRDTVLKYGGEQSLARLQSML from the coding sequence GTGAAACATCTCCTGCAAACATTGGTCCGAGCAGCGCAAGATGAGGATATTCCCTTTCTCGTGGTCGGCGGTAATGCTGTGATTCTGCTCGGTGTTCCGCGATTCACGCGCGACATCGACCTGCTCATCACCGATGTGCACCGCGATGCCTGGCAGCGTTTGATGGAGAAACATGGCTATCGACTGTTTCATCGTGTCGATGCCTTTGACCAATATGAGCCGCTCATAAGGGAGGGAGGGGCAACTCCGGGGGTTGATTTTATGCTCGTGGAAGATGCAGTTTGGCGGAAGCTCGAAGAGTCCTCCCGTTCGGTGGAGCTTGTTCCGGGACTTTTGGTTCCGGTTCCCGATCCGCTTCATTTGATCGCCATGAAGCTTCAGGCCGCCCGCGCACCGCATCGGAAGCGGGACGCGCAGGACTATTCGGATGTCGCGGCACTTTTGAAGATTTTTAGGATGGAGTTGAGCCAGCCTCTGATTCGTGATACTGTTCTGAAATATGGGGGCGAACAATCGCTGGCCCGTTTGCAAAGCATGTTATGA
- a CDS encoding response regulator transcription factor, translating into MKNHILIVEDDPHIRLGLADALTGEGYKVSEISHGGEVMPFLKQTQPGLVILDIMLPGKSGFDLCREIRASKYAFPILMLTAKGQEVDKVVGLELGADDYVTKPFGIRELLARIHALLRRSESPSDNNSPEVPKEIRFGQVSIQTSSLRGTCGKSKIEISPRELKVLALLYSRAGEVVSRDEILNKVWGLEYYGSTRTLDQVIVKIRQKIESDPANPRHLKTVHGVGYRLDIDSAGRPK; encoded by the coding sequence ATGAAAAACCATATTTTAATTGTTGAAGATGACCCGCACATCCGTCTCGGACTGGCGGATGCGTTGACGGGCGAGGGATACAAGGTCTCGGAAATTTCGCACGGCGGAGAGGTGATGCCGTTTCTGAAGCAAACGCAGCCCGGCCTGGTCATCCTCGATATCATGCTGCCGGGAAAAAGCGGGTTTGATCTTTGCAGGGAAATCCGCGCTTCCAAATACGCCTTCCCCATCCTGATGCTGACGGCCAAGGGACAGGAAGTGGACAAGGTGGTCGGGCTGGAACTGGGCGCCGACGATTATGTAACCAAGCCCTTTGGCATTCGCGAACTTCTGGCGCGCATCCACGCGCTGCTCCGCCGTTCCGAATCTCCCTCCGACAACAACAGCCCTGAAGTCCCAAAGGAAATCCGGTTCGGCCAGGTTTCCATTCAAACCTCCAGCCTGCGCGGCACCTGCGGAAAATCCAAAATTGAGATTTCCCCGCGCGAACTGAAGGTCTTGGCACTGCTTTATTCCCGCGCGGGCGAAGTCGTGTCGCGCGACGAAATCCTCAACAAGGTCTGGGGGCTGGAATATTACGGCAGCACTCGGACGCTGGATCAGGTGATTGTCAAAATCCGCCAAAAAATCGAGTCAGACCCCGCCAACCCCAGGCATTTAAAAACCGTACATGGGGTCGGCTATCGCCTGGACATCGATTCTGCAGGCCGCCCAAAATAA
- the mutS gene encoding DNA mismatch repair protein MutS, with protein MSDTLTPMMQQYRRIKGEIPADALLLFRLGDFYEMFFEDAKTAAGILNLTLTKRNGTPMCGVPYHAAENYIGKLIQTGRRVAVCDQISEPRPGQIVERRVTQILTPGSVFNLDLTQPKENRFLAAVLPGKDAFGFAFLDMTTGEFRATEMGSLREWQDEMLRLQPKELIYPSEQPAPELPSESGLALVGCEDWTFEPGTAELELKEHFKVHSLDGFGCQHLPSGIGAAGALLHYVTKDLRANAAHVLKILPYSGSDYLVVDAITQRNLELVAGISNAAKDTSLLKALDQTVTAMGGRELRRWLLQPLREKARIEARQKVVEQWLDDVGRLEEFRQLLQEVRDLERLIGRLAQGSGNARDLLGLRLSLEALPKVARQSAGLEAALAMELASKIEPLPELIDLIGRAIVDEPPLALKDGGLIRDGFHAEVDELKAAMRDGKSWIAELQAREQERTGIKSLKIRFNSVFGYYIEITKTNLDQVPADYMRKQTLVNAERYITPELKEMESKILGAEERVRQLEYEIFQQVREKVSAHTASIQDTARAIAQLDVLAGFAVVSRLFNYSRPVITTNGRLEIIEGRHPVLEQLNKGERFVPNDTLLSDEDCRLVILTGPNMAGKSTYIRQVALIALMAHVGSYVPAQSATVPVLDRVFTRVGASDDLSRGQSTFMVEMNETSNILNNATQQSLVILDEIGRGTSTFDGLSIAWAVAEHLHNTVKAKTLFATHYHELTELAVFLNGVKNYNVAVREWHEQIIFLRKIVPGGTDKSYGIQVARLAGLPKEVVDRAKEILRNLEEHELDATGKPHLAAHRPPGEKKPKKSRLEDPDLPQFDLFKHKQ; from the coding sequence ATGTCCGACACCTTAACCCCCATGATGCAGCAGTATCGCCGGATCAAAGGCGAGATCCCCGCGGACGCCCTGCTGCTCTTCCGGCTGGGCGATTTTTACGAGATGTTTTTCGAGGACGCAAAGACGGCGGCCGGAATCCTGAACCTGACGCTGACCAAGCGGAACGGAACGCCGATGTGCGGCGTTCCATATCATGCCGCTGAGAATTATATCGGGAAATTGATCCAGACCGGCAGGCGCGTGGCGGTTTGCGACCAGATTTCAGAGCCGCGCCCCGGCCAGATTGTGGAGCGGCGGGTAACTCAAATCCTGACGCCTGGCAGCGTGTTCAACCTGGACCTGACCCAACCCAAGGAAAACCGCTTCCTCGCCGCCGTGCTGCCCGGCAAGGACGCGTTTGGCTTTGCCTTCCTGGATATGACCACGGGCGAATTTCGCGCGACGGAAATGGGCTCCCTGCGTGAATGGCAGGACGAGATGCTGCGCCTCCAGCCGAAAGAGCTGATCTATCCCTCGGAACAGCCTGCGCCTGAATTGCCGTCGGAATCCGGACTCGCTCTTGTGGGTTGTGAGGACTGGACTTTCGAACCCGGCACCGCCGAACTGGAGCTCAAGGAACATTTCAAAGTGCATTCGCTGGACGGCTTTGGCTGCCAGCATCTGCCGTCCGGAATCGGGGCTGCAGGCGCGCTGTTGCATTATGTGACCAAAGACCTGCGAGCCAACGCGGCGCATGTCTTGAAAATCCTGCCCTATTCCGGTTCGGATTATCTGGTCGTGGACGCGATCACGCAGCGGAACCTGGAACTGGTTGCCGGCATATCCAATGCCGCGAAGGATACGAGCCTGCTCAAAGCGCTGGACCAGACGGTGACCGCAATGGGCGGACGGGAATTGCGGCGCTGGCTGCTCCAGCCTTTGCGCGAAAAAGCCCGGATCGAAGCCCGCCAAAAAGTGGTCGAGCAATGGCTGGATGACGTGGGGCGGCTGGAGGAATTCCGGCAGTTGTTGCAGGAAGTGCGCGACCTGGAGCGTTTGATCGGGCGGTTGGCGCAGGGCTCCGGCAATGCCCGCGATTTGCTGGGCTTGCGTTTGTCGCTGGAAGCCCTGCCCAAGGTGGCGCGGCAAAGTGCCGGGCTCGAAGCGGCGCTTGCGATGGAACTGGCCTCAAAGATCGAGCCGTTGCCGGAACTGATCGATCTGATTGGACGCGCCATTGTCGATGAACCTCCGCTGGCGCTAAAAGACGGCGGTCTGATCCGCGACGGCTTTCACGCCGAGGTTGATGAGTTGAAGGCGGCGATGCGCGATGGCAAGAGCTGGATCGCGGAACTCCAGGCGCGCGAGCAGGAACGAACCGGGATCAAATCGCTCAAGATCCGCTTCAACTCGGTTTTTGGATACTACATCGAGATCACCAAAACGAATCTGGACCAGGTGCCTGCCGATTACATGCGCAAGCAGACACTGGTGAATGCGGAACGTTACATCACGCCCGAACTGAAGGAAATGGAATCCAAAATCCTGGGCGCCGAGGAACGGGTGCGTCAGCTTGAGTATGAGATTTTCCAGCAGGTGCGCGAAAAAGTGTCAGCCCACACGGCCTCGATCCAGGACACGGCGCGGGCCATCGCGCAACTGGATGTGCTGGCGGGTTTTGCGGTTGTGTCGAGACTTTTCAATTATTCACGCCCCGTTATCACCACGAACGGAAGGCTGGAGATCATCGAAGGCCGCCATCCGGTCCTTGAGCAGCTCAACAAAGGGGAGCGCTTTGTGCCGAACGACACCCTGTTAAGCGATGAGGACTGCCGGCTCGTCATCCTGACCGGGCCTAACATGGCGGGCAAAAGCACCTATATCCGGCAGGTGGCGTTGATTGCGCTGATGGCGCATGTCGGCTCCTATGTGCCCGCGCAAAGCGCGACGGTGCCCGTGCTGGACCGCGTGTTCACGCGGGTTGGCGCCAGTGATGATTTGTCGCGCGGACAGAGCACGTTCATGGTGGAGATGAACGAGACCTCCAATATTTTGAACAATGCGACGCAGCAAAGCCTGGTCATCCTGGATGAGATCGGGCGCGGCACCAGCACCTTTGACGGACTGAGCATCGCGTGGGCGGTTGCGGAGCATTTGCACAACACGGTGAAGGCGAAGACCCTGTTCGCCACGCATTACCATGAGTTGACCGAACTGGCGGTGTTTCTCAACGGGGTGAAGAATTACAATGTCGCGGTACGGGAATGGCACGAGCAGATCATCTTTTTAAGAAAGATTGTCCCGGGCGGAACCGACAAAAGTTACGGCATTCAAGTGGCGCGTCTGGCGGGCCTGCCGAAGGAAGTGGTGGACCGGGCCAAGGAAATCCTGCGCAACCTGGAAGAGCATGAGCTCGATGCCACGGGCAAGCCGCATCTGGCGGCGCATCGTCCGCCCGGGGAAAAGAAACCCAAGAAGAGCCGCCTGGAAGATCCGGACCTGCCGCAGTTCGATTTGTTCAAGCACAAGCAGTAG
- a CDS encoding VWA domain-containing protein, with protein MKTALCLLLLSALSLASCAQGKPSESVTLKLIPDRNLVFKEPGGEVVLKVDLHARSSRTERRMPINLALVLDHSGSMEGAKIEKARQAACVAISQLSADDIFSLVIFDDSVEVLIPPQKVRNPEALKRIVRRISPGGSTALYAGVQAGASQLRKFLSDDQVNRVILMSDGLANVGPSSPASLAELGRSLHEDGIQVTTIGLGDDYNENLMVALAEASHANYYYVQDSEKLPGIFAEELGCIKNIVARNIRIIIELPDGVTPISIIGHPEISFENRRAEIPLSELYSAQQRSFLIRCRLDKPSRDTQQLADVQINFQDPDFKEVQNVRQKASVQLTDKREASDKSLNAEVLKEAALSRNAETREQALALADAGKAKDASDLLRNQAAVNKSLPAPAQSPELSAATSSLTGAADKLEQNGTFDSTDRKSFQFENYRQKNQKP; from the coding sequence ATGAAAACAGCCTTGTGTTTGCTCCTCCTGTCGGCCCTCAGCCTGGCTTCCTGTGCTCAGGGGAAACCCTCCGAATCCGTAACCCTCAAACTCATTCCGGACCGCAATCTGGTTTTCAAGGAACCGGGCGGCGAAGTGGTCTTGAAAGTGGATCTCCACGCCCGCTCCTCTCGAACGGAACGCCGCATGCCCATCAACCTCGCGCTCGTCCTCGACCATTCCGGTTCCATGGAAGGCGCCAAGATCGAAAAAGCCCGGCAGGCGGCCTGTGTCGCGATCAGCCAGCTTTCAGCCGACGACATCTTTTCGCTTGTCATCTTTGACGACAGCGTGGAGGTGCTCATTCCCCCGCAAAAAGTCAGAAATCCGGAAGCACTCAAACGGATCGTCCGGAGAATCAGTCCCGGCGGCAGCACGGCCCTCTATGCCGGCGTCCAAGCCGGAGCGAGCCAGTTGAGGAAATTCCTTTCCGACGATCAAGTCAACCGCGTCATTCTGATGTCGGACGGCTTGGCCAACGTCGGACCCAGTTCTCCCGCCAGCCTGGCGGAGTTGGGCCGCTCCCTCCACGAAGACGGCATCCAGGTCACCACGATTGGACTGGGCGATGATTATAATGAAAATCTGATGGTCGCCCTGGCGGAAGCCAGCCACGCCAATTATTATTATGTGCAGGACAGCGAAAAGCTGCCGGGTATTTTTGCCGAGGAACTCGGCTGCATCAAAAACATCGTGGCGCGCAACATCCGGATCATCATCGAACTGCCCGACGGCGTGACTCCCATCTCGATCATTGGCCATCCGGAAATCAGTTTCGAGAATCGCCGGGCTGAAATTCCGCTCTCAGAGCTCTACAGCGCGCAGCAACGCAGTTTTCTCATCCGCTGCCGCCTCGACAAGCCGTCCCGCGACACCCAACAACTGGCTGATGTACAAATCAACTTCCAGGACCCCGACTTCAAGGAAGTACAGAATGTTCGGCAGAAGGCGTCGGTTCAACTAACCGACAAGCGCGAAGCCTCGGACAAAAGTCTGAACGCCGAGGTTCTGAAGGAAGCGGCCCTAAGCCGGAATGCTGAAACCCGCGAGCAGGCGCTGGCACTGGCGGATGCGGGAAAAGCCAAGGACGCGTCAGACCTGCTCCGAAACCAGGCGGCCGTGAACAAGTCCCTTCCTGCTCCAGCACAAAGTCCCGAACTTAGCGCGGCAACTTCCTCGCTCACAGGAGCTGCGGACAAACTGGAGCAGAACGGCACTTTTGACAGCACAGACCGTAAATCATTTCAGTTTGAAAACTATCGCCAAAAAAACCAGAAGCCGTAA